From a region of the Salarias fasciatus chromosome 6, fSalaFa1.1, whole genome shotgun sequence genome:
- the LOC115390600 gene encoding ATP-sensitive inward rectifier potassium channel 12-like, producing the protein MVGTARPNLHYCPRRHSLMITGAMGAVRVNRYSIVSTDDDALKISSLGLHNGHSPLTQQTLSGAMRGEEGGGGGGGGGGGGDCPGTDEGRGALSLRVTNEPIVHNSCRASPSCRLGLDLSTGRLRSRFVKKNGQCNVVFNNMEDKPRRYLADIFTTCVDIRWRYLLLIFTTTFLLSWLLFGLIFWGVALAHGDFDLRVPVKDGDPRSATEEGKDEWRPCILHIQGFIGAFLFSIETQTTIGYGFRCVTEECPIAVVTVVVQSIVGCIIDSFMIGTIMAKMVRPKKRAQTLLFSHHAVIALRDGKLCLMWRLGNMRKSHIVEAHVRAQLIKPHMTVEGEYLPLEQTDIDVGYDDGLDRLFLVSPLVVVHEINKNSPLYNLSRADLQKEDFEIVVILEGMVEATAMTTQARSSYLAKEILWGHRFEPVVFEKGDRYHVDYSRFHKTYEVPSTPLCSARELSHMSGRGGQSSSSSSSCSRSPSPFAPRAARRLLGSHSPSAFCYENEVALCCGDDEDEGDAKEEVANVNARSDREAKMRDDIHLGFKETFVEEQTVEMLCVLDTENQLGLDRLQPSLPLYISRESGV; encoded by the exons ATGGTTGGAACTGCCCGCCCCAACCTACATTACTGCCCCCGCAGACACAGCCTGATGATCACTGGTGCCATGGGAGCGGTGCGAGTCAACAG ATACAGCATCGTTTCCACAGACGACGATGCCCTGAAGATCTCCAGCCTGGGGCTCCACAACGGCCACAGCCCTCTGActcagcagactctgtctggggCCATGCGaggtgaggagggcggaggaggcggaggaggaggaggaggaggaggggactgCCCAGGAACTGATGAAGGCAGAGGCGCTTTATCTCTGAGGGTCACCAACGAGCCCATCGTCCACAACAGCTGCCGCGCTTCGCCTTCGTGCCGCCTGGGCCTGGATCTGAGCACGGGACGCCTCCGAAGCCGCTTTGTGAAGAAGAACGGCCAATGCAACGTGGTTTTTAACAACATGGAGGACAAGCCGCGGCGCTACCTGGCCGACATTTTCACCACCTGTGTGGATATACGCTGGCgctacctgctgctgatcttcACCACCACCTTCCtgctgtcatggctgctgttcGGCCTGATATTCTGGGGAGTGGCGCTCGCGCACGGGGACTTTGACCTTCGCGTTCCCGTGAAGGACGGGGATCCCCGGAGCGCCACGGAGGAGGGGAAAGACGAATGGCGACCGTGTATTCTCCACATCCAGGGCTTCATCGGGGCTTTCCTCTTCTCCatagagacccagaccaccatTGGATACGGTTTCCGGTGCGTCACCGAAGAGTGTCCGATCGCGGTGGTGACCGTGGTGGTGCAGTCCATCGTGGGCTGCATCATCGACTCCTTCATGATCGGCACCATCATGGCCAAGATGGTGCGGCCCAAGAAACGGGCACAGACCTTGCTGTTCTCTCACCATGCTGTCATTGCGCTGCGCGATGGCAAGCTGTGCCTCATGTGGCGCCTGGGGAACATGAGGAAGAGCCACATCGTCGAGGCTCACGTCCGTGCTCAGCTCATTAAGCCGCACATGACTGTGGAGGGCGAGTACCTCCCCTTAGAGCAGACTGACATCGACGTCGGCTACGATGACGGTTTGGACCGGCTGTTCCTGGTGTCGCCGCTGGTGGTGGTCCACGAGATCAACAAGAACAGTCCGCTGTACAACCTGAGCCGGGCCGACCTGCAGAAGGAGGACTTTGAGATTGTGGTCATCCTGGAGGGGATGGTGGAGGCCACGGCCATGACCACTCAGGCACGCAGCTCATACCTGGCCAAGGAGATCCTCTGGGGGCACCGCTTTGAGCCCGTGGTGTTCGAGAAGGGCGACCGCTACCACGTGGACTATTCCCGCTTCCATAAGACCTACGAGGTGCCCTCCACGCCCCTCTGCAGCGCCAGGGAACTGAGTCATATGAGCGGCCGCGGTGGGcagtcctcgtcctcgtcctccagctgctcccggTCGCCGTCGCCCTTCGCCCCCAGAGCAGCCCGACGCCTGCTGGGCTCCCACTCGCCCAGCGCCTTCTGCTACGAGAACGAGGTGGCCTTGTGCTGCGgggacgacgaggacgagggGGACGCGAAGGAGGAGGTGGCGAACGTCAACGCGAGGAGCGACCGGGAGGCAAAGATGCGAGATGACATTCATTTGGGTTTCAAGGAGACGTTTGTGGAGGAGCAGACGGTGGAGATGCTGTGCGTTCTGGACACAGAGAATCAGCTCGGCCTTGATAGACTACAGCCCAGCCTACCTTTGTACATCAGCAGAGAGTCAGGGGTCTAA